The sequence CTTTGAGGTCTTTCACTCAACTTAAGCTTACTACATCCAAGTCCTATCGCACCTGATGAAACTAAAACTATTTCATAACCTCTATTAACTAAATCTGATATTTCTCTAGATAACTTTTCTAGTTTTCCTAAGTTAATATTGCCATTTTCATAAGTTAATGTAGATGTTCCTACCTTCACTACCACTCTTTTGCAATCTTTAAGTTTTTTTCTATAGTCCTTCATAATAAAATTAGCCCCCAATGCTATAAATAAATTTTATATAATATTATAGTATTTACACTTTCTTTTCTACATATTTTTTAAAAAAATATATAATTTTTTTTAAACAAAAAAGGAGAAACTTACAAATGAATTTCTCCTTTTAGTTTTTTTATTAAATTTAATCTCTTCTAGGCTTCATAAGTATCTTACTTAGATTTATTTTTTATTAACTTAAAATATAATTTTTTATATTCTTTAGCAGACTTATTCCATGTATTATCCGCCTGCATATCCAATTCAATTAGTTTTAGCCATAAATCTTTATCTTTAAATATCTTTAATGAATTATCTATAGCTGTAAGTAAATCTTCAACAGAGTATCCCTGAAAAGTAAAACCATTTCCTTCTATTGAATACTTATTAAATTCCTGAATGGTATCTTTAAGTCCACCTGTACTTCTAACAATAGGTACTGTTCCATATCTCATTGCAATCATTTGTCCTAAGCCACAAGGCTCAAATTTAGATGGCATCAAAAACATATCTGAAGAAGCATATACTTTTTTTGATAATTCAGGTTTAAATTCAATTAATGCTTTGAATCTACCTTTATACTTTTCTTCCATATGTTTAAGCATAATCTCATAATTTTTATTTCCAACTCCATTAACCACTAATTGAATATCTCGCTCCATCAATTGGTACATAGCAGCTTCCAATAAATCTATGCCTTTTTGATCTGTAAGCCTAGTAATCATAGAAATTAATGGTATGTTTAAGTCCTCATTTAAACTCAGTTGTTTTTGTAAATCTCTTTTATTATCTAATTTATATTGAATAGTATTTATATTGAAATTTTTAAATATTTCTTTGTCTGTTTCAGGATTGAACATATCATAATCAAGCCCATTTAAAATACCTTTAAGCTTATCTTTTTTGTTAATAAATACAGAACTTAATCCATATGATACATATTCCTTAGTAAGTTCCTGGGCATATGATTTACTAACAGTAGTAACTACGTCACTTGATAAAACTCCCCACTTCATAAATGATACAGAATCGTAGTATTTTAAACAATCTTCTTTAAAATATTTCTCCTTATCCAAACCTAGCATCCAAAGTATATCTGGTGAATATATCCCTTGATAAAGGATATTATGAATACTAAATACAGTTTTTATATTGCTATAAAATTCATTATCACCATAATATACATCCTTTAAAGGAACAGCTAGAGCTGTATGCCAATCATTGCAGTGTATTATATCCGGATAGAAATTTTCTAAATATTTTATTGCCTCTAAAACTGCCTTTGAAAAATATATAAATCGTTCACCATCATCATAATATCCATATGCATTCTCTCTATAGAAATAATATGGGTTATCTATAAAGTAGTATTGTATTCCTTCAAAATTAAGACTCCATAATGAACAATCTACAGTTGTCCATCCTATATATGTTTTGAAAGAAGCTATTTTTTTCATTCGCCTTCTAACTTTCTTTTCAAATTTATATTTTGGCATTATTATTCGTATATCTACATCTAAATTCTTCAGTGATTTCGGTAATGAATACGCTACGTCCCCTAAACCACCAGTCTTCATAAAGGGATATGCTTCTGCCGTTACAAATAAAATTTTCATATCATTACTCCCGCTTACTCTACTTATGTTTATTATATAGTTAAAAAACACTAAATTATCATCATTAAAATCTATATTTCAACTAAAACATCTTTGCCTTTTCTATTACTACAGGGAACTTTTTGCTTCCTCTTAATTCTTCACCCTTTGGAATGTAAGAAAACTTATCAGTTATAGCATTAACAATAATAGCATCAGGTCCAATAATAGTATTTTGTAGTATTATAGAATCTTTTAAATATGCTCCCTTCTTAATGCGAACTCTTCTAGCTATAACACAATTCTCTACAGTTCCTTCAATATAGCAACCATTAGCAACTATTGAATTTACTACTTTGCTATCATTTGTATACTTTGTAGGACATTCATCCTTGCTCTTTGTATAAATTGGTCCATTATCAAAGAATAATTCATTATTAACTCTAACATTTAATAAATCCATGTTAGCTTTATAATAAGCTTGTAAAGAATTGATGCAAGCTAAATAGCCCTCAAATGCAAAGGCATTAACAAAATAACTATTAAGACTATCATAAATACACTGTTTTATTTTTTTCCATCTTCCTGTCTTGACACATTCGTATACTATTGAGACAAATAAGTCTTTTCTCATTAGAAACATTTCCATTCCTATGTTAGCATCTTTAGAGCTTCCTATATTCTCTCCAACACTTACAACTCTATTTTCTTGATTTATATTCAACAAATCACAACCATAAAAATGATCATTTGCATTATTTACACTTTTATAAATTATTGTTATATCTGCTCCAGTGCTTTTGTGATAGTTGGCTGCTTCAATTAAATTTATATTACAAATCATATATGATGGCGCTATTATCACATATTCTTCCTTGCTGTATTTAATAAAATCCAAATTATTTGCAAACATATGAACATCATCATCTACTGGTGCAGCCTGCCCAAAGTTAAAAAACCTAAGTCCATCTCTTTTTCTGTGTAAATCCCATGGACGACCATTACTTAAGTGATCTACTAATGATCTAGAATCATTTTTCGCAAAAATTCCTATACTTTCTATTCCTGAGTTAGTCATATTAGATAGAACAAAGTCAATTATTCTATATCTTGCAGCAAGTGGTACTGATGCTAGTGGCCTAGTATTTGTTAATTCTCTTATGTTGTCTTCTCTCTCGTCTAAATTGATTATTCCAACAAAATCCTTCATTTTCTCTACCCCCGAACTTTATCCAAAAATTATCCTTCTATTATTGTTGAACTCTTAACTTCTTCCCTATCCCCTACAACTACCACAGACTTACCATTTCCAATTCTGCAGTCTTTTCTTATCGTAACACTACTGCCAACTATAGACTTGGATATAACTACATTCTCGCCTATTTTTGTATTAGGCATAATTACAGAATCTTTAATTATAGAATTTTTTCCAACTGTAACCCCTGGAAAAAGTACAGAATTTTTAACTTCTCCATGTATAATGCATCCCTCAACAATTAGAGAAGATCTCACATCAGCATTTGCTCCAATATATTGAGCTGGTCTCACAGGGTTGACTGAATATATTCTGCCGTCATCATCATATAAATTTAACATGTTATCATCTTTTAAAAGATCCATATTAGCTTCCCAAAGGCTTTCTATTGTGCCTACATCTTTCCAATATCCCTTGAATTCATATGCAAAAATCTTTCTTCCATCATTCAACATATTGGGAATAATATTTTTTCCAAAATCATTGCTTGAATTCCTATCATTTTCATCTTCTTTAAGGAACTTCTTCAAAACCTTCCAGTTAAATATATATATTCCCATAGAAGCATTGGTACTCTTTGGTTCCTTGGGTTTTTCTTCAAATTCATATATTGATCCATCTTCGTTAGTATTTAATATCCCAAATCTACTAGCCTCTTTTAATGGAACGTCAATAACTGCTACTGTTGCATCAGCTCCCTTGGCTTTATGGAAATCTAACATTATCTCATAATCCATTTTATAAATATGATCACCTGATAATACTAGAACATACTCTGGATCAAAGTTGTCTACAAAAGAAATATTCTGATAAATTGCATTAGCTGTTCCCTTATACCAATTACCACCCTTTTCTTCTAAATATGGAGGTAAAACAAATACTCCTCCATCTCTTCTGTCAAGGTCCCATGGACTTCCTATACCAATATGTGAATTAAGTTCTAATGGTTTATATTGTGTTAAAACTCCTACTGTATATATTCCAGAATTCGCACAATTACTTAATGCAAAATCGATTATTCTATACTTTCCCCCAAATGGTACTGCTGGCTTCGCTACTTTCTTTGTTAAAACTCCTAATCTAGAGCCCTGCCCCCCTGCTAAAATCATCGCCACTATTTCTTTCTTTGCCATAACTTCCCACTCCCTTCTAAATCGCCCATTTTTCTTATACCATTCCTTAAATACCCATTTTTATAATATAATTATATCAGTTTATAATTTCAATCTTCAATATATTTTGACTTTTCTTACAAAAATATAGCTATATTTTTTAGTTATTCCCCAAAAATCATTTCATTCAGCTTACAACCCACCTTGTTTTTCAGCAAATTGTAAGCTGAAATAAATTTTCATTTACTAGCTAAAAATTTATTTATATATGCCATAGATTCTTCTAATATATCTTGCTCTTCCTTTATTGTTTGAAGCTTATTTTCTATTAAATTTACTTTTTCATCTACTTTATAAATCATATTAGCTAATTCATCTAACTTTTTTTGTTCATAAGTTACTTGCATCCCCCTACTATCCACGTAGATCTTTTCTGGCGGATTGCCACACTCTGAACACTTTGCATAAATTCCCTCACGATCTGTATCTTTAAATATCTTAAATAAATCGTTATTACAACTTGCACAAGAAGATAACATAGTATAGTCATAATAACTTACATCATAACAATATTCCTCTCCACACTCCTTGCACTTCATGTATAGATTCCCATTTTCAGTCCTAATAAAAAAGCGACTACCTTTGCAACCTTCTTTTTCACATACAACTGTTCTTATCATAAATTCACCCCCATGGATAAATAATATCTCATGATACAATATGAATACTTATGATAATTTATTCTTATTTATTTGAATTTTAATCTTTTATTTTTATTAATACATCAACACCCAGTGGTGACAAAGACATACTTAACATGCCATTAGCTGAATGATGGATTTCTTCATTTCTAAATAAATTCTTAAATGCTCCCCTTATTCCACCAATATCAAATTTAATAACCTCAGATTTATTTCTATTGACTAAAATTATTATACTTTCCCTTTTATACAATCTCTCAAATGCTAATATATCCCGATGTGTATAAAAAAACCTAATGTCACCTTTCTTCAATACTTCACTATGCTTTCTTAATGAGGTAAATCTCTTATAATAAATCAAAATATCCTTATCTTCAAATCCCCAAGGATAAGGTCTTCTATTATCTGGATCAGCTTCACCAAGCAATCCAACCTCATCTCCATAGTATATCAACGGTACTCCTGGCACGGTCATCTGAATTGTAACTGCTAACTTTAACAAATCTGCTCCCTTATCACAACATTCTCTGTTTAATACTGTTAATATTCTTTCAGTATCATGAGTACCTATTATATTCATTTGAGAATAGAAATTTTCAGGAGGATAATTTTCCTTTAAACTGATAAATCTTCTTTTAAACATCTCACTATCAATCCTATTACAAAGAAAATTAATTA comes from Clostridium sp. TW13 and encodes:
- the glgA gene encoding glycogen synthase GlgA yields the protein MKILFVTAEAYPFMKTGGLGDVAYSLPKSLKNLDVDIRIIMPKYKFEKKVRRRMKKIASFKTYIGWTTVDCSLWSLNFEGIQYYFIDNPYYFYRENAYGYYDDGERFIYFSKAVLEAIKYLENFYPDIIHCNDWHTALAVPLKDVYYGDNEFYSNIKTVFSIHNILYQGIYSPDILWMLGLDKEKYFKEDCLKYYDSVSFMKWGVLSSDVVTTVSKSYAQELTKEYVSYGLSSVFINKKDKLKGILNGLDYDMFNPETDKEIFKNFNINTIQYKLDNKRDLQKQLSLNEDLNIPLISMITRLTDQKGIDLLEAAMYQLMERDIQLVVNGVGNKNYEIMLKHMEEKYKGRFKALIEFKPELSKKVYASSDMFLMPSKFEPCGLGQMIAMRYGTVPIVRSTGGLKDTIQEFNKYSIEGNGFTFQGYSVEDLLTAIDNSLKIFKDKDLWLKLIELDMQADNTWNKSAKEYKKLYFKLIKNKSK
- a CDS encoding glucose-1-phosphate adenylyltransferase, translating into MAKKEIVAMILAGGQGSRLGVLTKKVAKPAVPFGGKYRIIDFALSNCANSGIYTVGVLTQYKPLELNSHIGIGSPWDLDRRDGGVFVLPPYLEEKGGNWYKGTANAIYQNISFVDNFDPEYVLVLSGDHIYKMDYEIMLDFHKAKGADATVAVIDVPLKEASRFGILNTNEDGSIYEFEEKPKEPKSTNASMGIYIFNWKVLKKFLKEDENDRNSSNDFGKNIIPNMLNDGRKIFAYEFKGYWKDVGTIESLWEANMDLLKDDNMLNLYDDDGRIYSVNPVRPAQYIGANADVRSSLIVEGCIIHGEVKNSVLFPGVTVGKNSIIKDSVIMPNTKIGENVVISKSIVGSSVTIRKDCRIGNGKSVVVVGDREEVKSSTIIEG
- the glgD gene encoding glucose-1-phosphate adenylyltransferase subunit GlgD, with protein sequence MKDFVGIINLDEREDNIRELTNTRPLASVPLAARYRIIDFVLSNMTNSGIESIGIFAKNDSRSLVDHLSNGRPWDLHRKRDGLRFFNFGQAAPVDDDVHMFANNLDFIKYSKEEYVIIAPSYMICNINLIEAANYHKSTGADITIIYKSVNNANDHFYGCDLLNINQENRVVSVGENIGSSKDANIGMEMFLMRKDLFVSIVYECVKTGRWKKIKQCIYDSLNSYFVNAFAFEGYLACINSLQAYYKANMDLLNVRVNNELFFDNGPIYTKSKDECPTKYTNDSKVVNSIVANGCYIEGTVENCVIARRVRIKKGAYLKDSIILQNTIIGPDAIIVNAITDKFSYIPKGEELRGSKKFPVVIEKAKMF